In one Alnus glutinosa chromosome 12, dhAlnGlut1.1, whole genome shotgun sequence genomic region, the following are encoded:
- the LOC133852281 gene encoding kinesin-like protein KIN-14I — METEQVLPFSVAAMIEDVLQQHGTRLSDRGLASRKAEESSLRRYEAAGWLRKMVGVVGGKDLPAEPSEEDFRLGLRSGIILCNVLNKVQPAAVPKVVEGPCDSVIIPDGAALSAYQYFENVRNFLVAVEDLGLPTFEASDLEQGGKSARIVNCVLALKSYSDWKQGGGVGSWKLGGNLKPPTCGKPFARKNSEPFMNSFSRTLSPSEKSLESLCSDLSSHSDLSPDLNEAVSEGPSRCLNMLVREVLLDRKQEEIPIIVETMLNKVIEEFERRLASQNELMKTTVKDMVISDVDNSLSETTSGDIKMKEKPATQDKEEECYDGKCDLDEGSKLQFSNQHKLVEQQQRDILELKHILHSTKAGMKFLQMKYEEEFNNLGKHLHGLANAASRHKSVLEENRKLYNQVQDLKGNIRVYCRVRPFLPGQPNGLSAVGHIDEGNITIIAPSKYSKEGRKSFTFNKVFGPSASQEEVFLDTQPLIRSVLDGYNVCIFAYGQTGSGKTYTMSGPNELTEEGLGVNYRALGDLFLLSEQRKDIISYDISVQMLEIYNEQVRDLLVTDGLNKRLEIRNSSQNGINVPEANLVPVSSTSDVINLMNIGHRNRAVGATAMNDRSSRSHSCLTVHVQGRDLTSGSILRGCMHLVDLAGSERVDKSEVTGDRLKEAQHINKSLSALGDVISSLAQKNSHVPYRNSKLTQLLQDSLGGQAKTLMFVHISPEPDAVGETISTLKFAERVSTVELGAARVNKDGADVKELKEQIASLKAALARKEGETERPQHVPSSSPERMKIKSCGSSPSHPSWRSVDLPGGRRQPMEDVGNFEALNHSELKPKRRSLDLQDMLMMNSPPWLPIGSPGLNRKEDDKDSLSGDWVDKIMVKKHDTASRYENPMGHWEVDKRQLPEMFGQSFLRVPTKIHPELTANKKENPDYDLISGRYETATDDSDEHEAATSDSSEPDMLWQLNLPKGTNIPSGLGSKAKKTNLKPVAKSLESRSAIPSLYPSPSRIKPPNGVSQPLHKPGRQATPADGKRKSGNPK; from the exons ATGGAAACAGAGCAAGTTTTGCCTTTCTCTGTAGCTGCTATGATTGAAGATGTTCTTCAACAACATGGTACCCGATTGAGCGATAGGGGCTTGGCTTCAAGAAAGGCCGAGGAATCTT CCTTGAGAAGATATGAAGCAGCCGGGTGGCTCAGAAAGATGGTTGGAGTTGTTGGGGGTAAAGACTTACCAGCCGAGCCTTCGGAAGAAGATTTCAGGCTCGGATTGCGAAGTGGGATAATCCTTTGCAATGTTCTTAACAAAGTTCAGCCCGCTGCTGTGCCAAAG GTGGTTGAGGGCCCGTGTGATTCCGTAATTATTCCTGATGGGGCAGCGCTATCTGCTTACCAGTACTTTGAAAATGTTAGAAATTTCCTTGTAGCTGTGGAAGATTTGGGGCTTCCTACCTTTGAAGCCTCGGATTTGGAACAG GGAGGAAAATCTGCAAGGATTGTAAACTGTGTTCTAGCACTCAAATCATATAGTGACTGGAAACAAGGAGGTGGGGTTGGATCATGGAAACTTGGTGGAAATTTGAAACCACCTACCTGTGGGAAACCCTTTGCACGGAAAAATTCAGAACCATTCATGAATTCTTTCTCAAGGACCTTATCACCGAGTGAGAAGTCTCTAGAGAGTTTGTGTAGTGATCTATCTTCACACAGTGATCTCAGTCCTGACCTAAATGAAGCAGTTAGTGAg GGTCCATCTCGTTGCTTAAATATGCTAGTCCGTGAAGTTCTTTTGGATAGAAAGCAAGAAGAAATTCCAATT ATTGTGGAAACTATGCTTAATAAAGTCATAGAGGAGTTTGAGCGCCGCTTAGCAAGCCAAAATGAACTG ATGAAAACAACTGTGAAAGATATGGTAATATCTGACGTTGATAATTCTCTTTCAGAAACTACTTCTGGTGATATAAAG ATGAAAGAGAAACCTGCCACACAAGATAAAGAGGAGGAATGTTATGATGGGAAGTGTGATCTTGACGAGGGATCAAAACTTCAATTTTCAAACCAGCATAAGTTGGTTGAACAACAACAGAGAGATATTCTG GAACTGAAACATATTCTTCATAGTACTAAAGCAGGCATGAAGTTTTTGCAGATGAAGTACGAGGAGGAATTCAACAATCTAG GCAAGCACCTACATGGTCTAGCTAATGCTGCTTCCAGACACAAGAGTGTTCTTGAAGAGAACCGCAAGTTATACAATCAAGTGCAGGATCTTAAAG GAAATATTAGGGTATACTGCCGAGTGAGGCCTTTCCTGCCTGGCCAACCAAACGGTTTGAGTGCTGTGGGGCACATAGATGAAGGAAATATTACGATTATCGCGCCTTCAAAATATAGCAAAGAGGGGCGGAAGTCATTCACTTTTAACAAAGTATTTGGTCCTTCTGCAAGCCAAg AGGAGGTATTTTTAGACACCCAGCCTCTGATTCGGTCCGTTCTTGATGGTTATAATGTTTGTATATTTGCTTATGGCCAAACAGGATCAGGGAAAACTTATACTATG AGTGGACCCAACGAGCTTACAGAGGAAGGCCTAGGTGTAAATTACAGAGCATTGGGTGATCTGTTTCTTCTCTCAGAACAGAGGAAAGACATTATTTCCTATGATATTTCTGTTCAGATGCTTGAAATTTACAATGAGCAAGTTAGGGATCTCCTTGTGACAGATGGTCTCAACAAAAGAT TAGAAATTCGTAACAGTTCTCAAAATGGAATCAATGTACCTGAAGCAAACCTGGTACCTGTATCATCAACATCTGATGTTATAAATTTGATGAATATTGGGCATAGGAATCGTGCAGTGGGTGCTACAGCCATGAATGATCGGAGTAGTCGTTCTCACAG CTGCCTTACAGTTCATGTTCAAGGAAGAGACCTGACATCTGGATCTATTCTTCGTGGCTGTATGCATCTGGTTGACCTGGCAGGGAGCGAAAGGGTTGACAAATCTGAAGTGACGGGAGATAGATTAAAGGAGGCACAACATATTAACAAATCTCTTTCTGCTTTAGGAGATGTTATTTCCTCTCTTGCACAAAAGAATTCACATGTTCCTTACAGGAACAGCAAACTCACACAGCTGCTCCAAGATTCACTTG GAGGGCAAGCGAAGACACTCATGTTTGTTCACATTAGTCCCGAGCCTGATGCTGTTGGAGAAACAATTAGTACCCTCAAATTTGCCGAAAGGGTTTCCACCGTTGAGCTTGGTGCTGCTCGGGTTAACAAAGATGGCGCCGATGTGAAAGAGCTTAAAGAACAG ATTGCTAGCCTTAAAGCAGCCTTGGCAAGGAAGGAGGGGGAAACAGAGAGGCCTCAACATGTTCCATCTAGCAGCCCAGAAAGAATGAAAATTAAGTCATGCGGTTCTTCTCCTTCCCATCCCAGTTGGAGAAGTGTTGATCTCCCAGGGGGTCGTAGGCAACCAATGGAGGATGTTGGTAACTTTGAG GCTCTGAATCACTCTGAACTAAAGCCAAAAAGGCGTAGCTTAGATCTCCAAGATATGTTGATGATGAATTCACCTCCCTGGCTACCTATTGGAAGTCCTGGACTGAATAGAAAGGAGGATGACAAGGACTCGCTTTCTGGTGATTGGGTTGATAAGATCATGGTGAAAAAACATGACACTGCAAGTAGATATGAAAATCCGATGGGACATTGGGAAGTTGACAAGAGACAATTGCCTGAAATGTTTGGTCAGAGTTTTCTCCGAGTTCCTACAAAAATACACCCAGAACTAACAGCGAACAAAAAAGAGAACCCGGATTATGATTTAATTAGCGGTCGGTATGAAACGGCCACCGATGACTCTGATGAGCATGAGGCTGCAACTAGCGATTCCTCAGAACCAGACATGCTTTGGCAACTGAATCTTCCTAAAGGTACCAACATTCCCAGTGGTTTGGGAtcaaaagcaaagaaaacaaaTCTGAAGCCAGTAGCAAAGAGCCTGGAATCAAG GTCTGCAATTCCATCACTGTATCCTTCTCCATCACGGATCAAACCACCCAATGGGGTTAGTCAACCTTTGCACAAGCCTGGAAGGCAGGCCACTCCAGCTGATGGAAAGCGGAAAAGTGGGAATCCTAAGTGA